Part of the Pyricularia oryzae 70-15 chromosome 3, whole genome shotgun sequence genome, TCAACATTTCCTCACACAGCATCAGCCGCGATATAAAGATGCTCGAGCGCAAAAGCTTCACCAATATCACTCGTTACAAACTTGCCATCTGGAATACACCACACCCAACTCTTGGCTCCTTCAAGGACAAAGCTTTGCAGTTGAGGCAAGAGCTCAAAGCAGCAACGTCTGCTTCTATCAACAGTGGCAAAAGCTTGCCACACAGCCATCTATTTGTGCTCCAGGCCCTGTTTTACAACGGCTACCTGCACCCTGCTACCGTTCTCGAGATTCTCCATCAACTTTTTCGACGCTTCTATGAAGACAGGCTATCTGGGCGCACCTTTATTGCTCCAGAAGCCGTCAAAAGTCTCATGGACGCGGAATGCATTCCCTGGCCTAGCCCGTATGAAGATCCGGAATACTTTGAGGTCTCTTCCCTGATGAAATGGATTTACGAGAAGAATGAAGAGTTTCAGGGAGGCTTCGACCTAAGAACAGGCCAGCTTCGACAGAATAGCAATCTCACTCACATCTACCGAGTGGTTGTCACACCTACAAGAATCACCTTGCATGGGCCCGAGATTGAGAACAAGAATCGCGTCCTGCGAAAGTATCCGAAGCATCAGGATTGTTTTGTTCGTGTCCAGTTTTGCGACGAGAATACACAGGACATACGCTTTAGCCCTAAGATCTCGTACGATCGGGTCTATTCGAGGTTCCTTGATGTACTCAACCGTGGCATTCAGATTGCTGGACGCGTTTACAACTTCCTTGGGTTCTCCCACTCGTCGCTGCGAACGCATTCTGCATGGTTCAGTGCGCCATTCTTTGACCAAGGCAGTCAACACACTCATGCCTCTATCATCAAGAGCTTGGGCGAGTTCTCATCTATTCAATGTCCTGCCAAATGTGCTGCTAGAATAGGACAAGCTTTCTCCGAGACCCCATCAGTCGTCGACCTGCGGGATCATGATGTGGAGGTCGTGACACACTTTCCAGATATCACAAATCGCGACGGGTCGCGTGTTTTCAGTGATGGAGTGGGCAAGATTTCAGAGAGCATGATGCACATCATTTGGGAAAACATCCCGATGAAAAAGAATGCACCAACCTGCTTCCAGGTTAGATGGGGTGGCGCCAAAGGCATGCTGGCTCTTGACATGACTCTGAAAGGCACAAAAGTCTGCTTCCGAGATAGCATGACCAAGTTCGAAAGCGACGACGTGCACCAGCTCGAGATCTGTGACTCGGGATCTAAGCCCATCCCCCTGGTGCTGAACCGCCAAATGATCAAGATCCTTGAGGATATGGGGACCGACCGGTCCTGGTTTATGAGGCTGCAAAGTTACCGCCTCCAGGAGCTTCGCTCCATCACGGCAAGTGCATACAACACCTGGCACTTCCTTGATGCTCAGAACGTTGGCCAAGCGATCAAGCTTGGAAAGTTTATCAATTTTGCCGACAAGCACGGTATGGACTATCGGACCGATGACTTCATGCGAAGCGTAGTTGAGGCAGTTGTACTTCGCGAGCTGCGTCTGCTAAAGCATAAAGCACGCATCCCCGTCAAATATGGGAAGACACTGTTCGGAATAATCGACGAGACTGGCTACCTGCGAGAAGGCGAAGTGGTCATTTCCTTCGGCTTCTCCCAAACCGGAGAAGATCAGCCGACGCCACCTCAAGATGGCCAGATTGTCATTGTCACTCGATCTCCTGCGCTTCATCCCGGAGACATCCAGATTGCCAAACAGGTGGTCCCACCTCCGAGCCACCCACTGTCGCATCACATTAACTGCATTATATTCAGTCAGCATGGACAGAGAGATCTACCAAGTCAGTTGAGTGGTGGCGACCTGGACGGCGACATATACAATGTTATCTGGGATGGGGACGCAATGCCAAAGGAAACATTTGATCCAGCGGATTATCCTCGGGTTGAGGCTCAGGACATCGGCAGGAGGGTGGTATCTGCCGATATGGCTCAGTTCTTCATCGACTTTATGAAAACGGACCATCTCGGCGTCATTGCAACGCGCCACGTCATTCTGGCAGATCAGTTGGACGACGGAACTCTTTCCCAGGAGTGCCGGACACTGGCTGGACTGCACTCCACTGCAGTCGACTTCTCCAAGAGTGGCATACCAGCCGAGCTCAAAGCGCTGCCGCGAGCAAACAAGTTTCGCCCAGATTTGTGAGTAATGCCAGAATTCCAGCACGCTTATGCGGGCTCTCTCCTGCGTGTATATATGGTGCTAATGATGGTATAGTCTATCCCCTGGACCGATCACCAATTACCATGATAAAGGCAAAATCACTCTTGAGGAGTACACTATTTCTGAAGAAgccgaagaagaagaagaagagggcgATGGCCCCCGCTATGGGTACTATCGATCGGAGAAAGTGTTGGGACAGCTCTATCGTGAGATCGATGAGGAGAAGATCTGGAACGAGAACATCCGGGTGGCCGTTGACCACAACAAGCCTTCGTTCTGGGAAACCTTCATAGATTGGGCAATCAAATCTGCGGCGACGGTTGGCGCTGTTTCCTGGCCTGTCCGTATCGACTCGGCAAGGCGGCTCAAGAGTGCCTATGACGACCATGTCAGGGGTCATATGTCAAAATACTCAGACCACCCAGTCAATCCGATATCCGAGCGCGAGGTTTTCATCGGGGCTATTCTCAACAAGACCGGTGTACAGACACATCGACAACGAGACGCATCTCACAAGTTGCGCGACGAGTTTGAACGTACAGCCAACCATTTTGCCCGCCAGATGCGCATGGGTAACGAAGGGCCCGACTGCGTTCCTTTGACTGGGTACATGGCCGAGCTGGGCCCATCCGCAGCGCTGGACCTTTGTCTTGCCTGTGTATGTGTAGCTTCGGAGCAAGATGTCCCGTTGGTTGCCTCGCGTCTTGGGATATCCAAAAGTCCGAGTCGACGAGCAGCTGGCAGAAATGGCAGGAAGGATGGCGAAAACAGCGAGCTGCAAAGCTTCCGCCTCGTAGCTGCGACGCAGTTCCTGCGGGAACTGCGCGTCAAGGAGCGGGAGCTAGGCGTTGGTGAAGCTGGTGGTAAGGGAGGCGGCGGCTTTGTTGGTGTCTCTGCCTACGCGTAAcatgtctcttttttttacatCGTAAGCATCAGCCTGATAATAACTTTTTTCATGTGAGGATCT contains:
- a CDS encoding RNA-dependent RNA polymerase gives rise to the protein MEVFLSGLPTEQLTARSLEQQLTPLILKLGIGKHDFGCEKAARSKFANLTFRHPEQARLFLRHYGEVPESSTNKISSLPQGQAQPSPFGRDRAPRSTARLRLLGKPIWCRKSIRAVNPITLRGMDESHRRHQEKESKALTGHRDQDKHQHGVDFDVMGVACGHYAFVSQQLAYFPEREWPWMCKASFTKLNLHVRRSDGTIRMRIPLSTIHEIVWYTHDDRQGTLTLTLDSVPWFLTEECTLDDLMARIAIGSGKIKENQQNRMQALDEQHAEIVGTCLTYHFNISSHSISRDIKMLERKSFTNITRYKLAIWNTPHPTLGSFKDKALQLRQELKAATSASINSGKSLPHSHLFVLQALFYNGYLHPATVLEILHQLFRRFYEDRLSGRTFIAPEAVKSLMDAECIPWPSPYEDPEYFEVSSLMKWIYEKNEEFQGGFDLRTGQLRQNSNLTHIYRVVVTPTRITLHGPEIENKNRVLRKYPKHQDCFVRVQFCDENTQDIRFSPKISYDRVYSRFLDVLNRGIQIAGRVYNFLGFSHSSLRTHSAWFSAPFFDQGSQHTHASIIKSLGEFSSIQCPAKCAARIGQAFSETPSVVDLRDHDVEVVTHFPDITNRDGSRVFSDGVGKISESMMHIIWENIPMKKNAPTCFQVRWGGAKGMLALDMTLKGTKVCFRDSMTKFESDDVHQLEICDSGSKPIPLVLNRQMIKILEDMGTDRSWFMRLQSYRLQELRSITASAYNTWHFLDAQNVGQAIKLGKFINFADKHGMDYRTDDFMRSVVEAVVLRELRLLKHKARIPVKYGKTLFGIIDETGYLREGEVVISFGFSQTGEDQPTPPQDGQIVIVTRSPALHPGDIQIAKQVVPPPSHPLSHHINCIIFSQHGQRDLPSQLSGGDLDGDIYNVIWDGDAMPKETFDPADYPRVEAQDIGRRVVSADMAQFFIDFMKTDHLGVIATRHVILADQLDDGTLSQECRTLAGLHSTAVDFSKSGIPAELKALPRANKFRPDFLSPGPITNYHDKGKITLEEYTISEEAEEEEEEGDGPRYGYYRSEKVLGQLYREIDEEKIWNENIRVAVDHNKPSFWETFIDWAIKSAATVGAVSWPVRIDSARRLKSAYDDHVRGHMSKYSDHPVNPISEREVFIGAILNKTGVQTHRQRDASHKLRDEFERTANHFARQMRMGNEGPDCVPLTGYMAELGPSAALDLCLACVCVASEQDVPLVASRLGISKSPSRRAAGRNGRKDGENSELQSFRLVAATQFLRELRVKERELGVGEAGGKGGGGFVGVSAYA